In a genomic window of Gambusia affinis linkage group LG04, SWU_Gaff_1.0, whole genome shotgun sequence:
- the LOC122830168 gene encoding oxysterol-binding protein 1-like isoform X4: MSEPKPPTPIIPTPGDMYKGWLFKWTNYIKGYQRRWFVLSNGLLSYYRCQAEMGHTCRGTINLATANIAVEDSCNFVISNGGAQTYHLKASSEVERQRWITALELAKAKAVRMQDESDDSADEFSAAPPASTQARGSHTSEIQSTLRILGSKVEDLTTCNDLIVKHGSALQRSLSELEGLQVGTDMGEKIRQVTERATLFRITANAMINACRDFLSMSQSHSKRWQKALQTEREQRIRLEETLEQLAKQHNHLERAFRGATVLPPSLSNPNLSIKSGVSGKGDASDEDDDNEFFDAMEDPTGFITVPADPKYHRRSGSNISGISNETGMDDQSYDELSLASNSESSPPLELEPVRQRRTRIPDKPNYYLNLWSIMKNCIGKELSKIPMPVNFNEPLSMLQRLSEDLEYYELLDKAAKCQSSLEQMCYVAAFTVSSYSTTVHRTGKPFNPLLGETFELDRIRESGYRSLCEQVSHHPPAAAHHAFSEKGWTLRQEITLASKFRGKYLSIMPLGSIQCMFDKSNNHYSWKKVTTTVHNIIVGKLWIDQSGEIDVVNHKTGDRCHLKFAPYSYFSRDVPRKVTGVVTDKDGKAHYVLSGTWDEKMEFSRIMQSSKGENGTEGKQRTVYQTLKPKEIWRKNPLPEGAENMYYFSSLALTLNEPEEGVAPTDSRRRPDQRLMEEGRWDEANAEKQRLEEKQRSTRRERERDAVKVVPTPEEGAHPDNYQALWFEKIHDSVSGETLHVYKGGYWDAKEQGSWEMCPDIF; this comes from the exons ATGTCGGAGCCCAAACCCCCCACTCCTATCATCCCGACCCCTGGAGACATGTACAAGGGATGGCTCTTCAAATGGACTAATTACATAAAAGGTTACCAGAGACGATGGTTTGTTCTCAGCAACGGATTACTGTCTTACTACAG GTGTCAGGCGGAGATGGGTCACACCTGCAGAGGCACCATAAACCTGGCCACCGCCAACATCGCCGTGGAGGACTCCTGCAATTTCGTCATTTCCAACGGGGGAGCGCAGACGTATCACCTGAAGGCCAGCTCCGAAGTCGAGCGCCAGCGATGGATCACCGCGCTGGAACTCGCTAAGGCCAAAGCCGTGCGCATGCAGGACGAATCTG ACGACTCTGCTGATGAGTTctctgcagcgccccctgcctCCACTCAGGCCAGGGGATCTCATACCTCAGAAATTCAGTCCACGCTGCGCATTCTGGGCAGCAAGGTGGAGGACCTCACCACCTGCAACGATCTGATTGTTAAACATGGCTCTGCTCTCCAAAG GTCTTTATCAGAGCTGGAGGGGCTCCAGGTTGGAACGGACATGGGGGAAAAGATCCGACAGGTCACAGAAAGGGCCACGCTTTTCCGAATCACCGCCAACGCCATGATCAAT GCCTGCAGGGACTTCCTGTCCATGTCCCAGAGCCACAGTAAGCGCTGGCAGAAGGCCTTACAGACTGAGAGGGAGCAGAGGATTCGCCTGGAGGAGACTCTGGAGCAACTAGCCAAACAGCACAACCACCTGGAGAGAGCTTTCAGAGGTGCCACCGTTCTGCCACCTTCCCTCAGCAATCCCAACTTAAGCATTAAAA GCGGTGTTTCAGGAAAGGGCGACGCCAGTGATGAGGACGATGACAATGAGTTCTTCGATGCAATGGAAGACCCAACAGGATTTATTACTGTTCCTGCTGACCCCAAGTACCACAG GAGATCTGGCAGCAATATCAGCGGGATAAGCAATGAGACGGGAATGGACGACCAGTCG TATGACGAACTGTCCTTGGCGTCCAATTCTGAATCTTCACCACCTCTTGAGCTGGAACCGGTCAGACAAAGACGGACTCGTATTCCTGACAAACCCAACTATTACCTTAATTTGTGGAGCATCATGAAGAATTGTATCGGGAAGGAGCTCTCAAAGATACCGATGCCG GTGAACTTCAACGAGCCGCTGTCGATGCTTCAGCGTCTGTCTGAAGACCTCGAGTACTACGAGCTCCTGGACAAAGCCGCAAAGTGTCAGAGCTCTTTAGAGCAGATGTGCTACGTGGCGGCTTTCACCGTCTCGTCCTACTCCACTACGGTCCACCGCACAGGGAAGCCCTTCAACCCCTTACTGGGGGAAACCTTTGAGCTGGACCGGATTCGAGAGTCCGGTTACCGCTCGCTCTGTGAACAg GTAAGCCACCACCCACCAGCGGCAGCCCACCACGCCTTCTCCGAGAAGGGCTGGACCCTCAGACAGGAAATCACTCTGGCCAGCAAGTTCCGGGGAAAATACCTTTCCATTATGCCTCTGG GCTCCATCCAGTGTATGTTTGATAAGAGCAACAATCACTACTCCTGGAAAAAAGTTACGACGACCGTACACAACATAATCGTTGGGAAACTGTGGATTGATCAG TCAGGAGAGATCGATGTGGTGAACCACAAGACGGGAGATCGCTGCCACCTCAAGTTTGCTCCTTACAGCTACTTCTCTAGAGATGTACCCCGGAAG gtGACGGGAGTCGTGACGGATAAGGATGGGAAGGCTCATTATGTTCTGTCAGGAACATGGGATGAGAAGATGGAGTTTTCCAGGATCATGCAAAGCAGCAAAGGCGAGAATGGGACTGAGGGCAAACAGAGGACTGTTTACCAAACCCTCAAACCCAAAGAAATTTGGAGAAAGAACCCTTTACC GGAAGGAGCAGAGAACATGTACTACTTCTCCTCTCTTGCGTTGACCCTGAATGAACCCGAGGAGGGCGTGGCGCCGACAGACAGCCGGCGGCGTCCGGACCAGCGCCTGATGGAAGAAGGTCGCTGGGACGAAGCGAACGCAGAGAAGCAACGGCTTGAAGAAAAGCAGCGCTCTACCCGGCGAGAACGGGAACGAGACGCAGTTAAAGTGGTTCCAACGCCTGAGGAAG GCGCCCATCCAGACAATTACCAAGCGCTGTGGTTCGAGAAGATCCACGACTCCGTGTCTGGAGAGACGCTGCATGTCTACAAGGGAGGCTACTGGGACGCCAAGGAGCAGGGAAGTTGGGAAATGTGTCCCGACATCTTCTGA
- the LOC122830168 gene encoding oxysterol-binding protein 1-like isoform X3: protein MSEPKPPTPIIPTPGDMYKGWLFKWTNYIKGYQRRWFVLSNGLLSYYRCQAEMGHTCRGTINLATANIAVEDSCNFVISNGGAQTYHLKASSEVERQRWITALELAKAKAVRMQDESDDSADEFSAAPPASTQARGSHTSEIQSTLRILGSKVEDLTTCNDLIVKHGSALQRSLSELEGLQVGTDMGEKIRQVTERATLFRITANAMINACRDFLSMSQSHSKRWQKALQTEREQRIRLEETLEQLAKQHNHLERAFRGGVSGKGDASDEDDDNEFFDAMEDPTGFITVPADPKYHRRSGSNISGISNETGMDDQSYDELSLASNSESSPPLELEPVRQRRTRIPDKPNYYLNLWSIMKNCIGKELSKIPMPVNFNEPLSMLQRLSEDLEYYELLDKAAKCQSSLEQMCYVAAFTVSSYSTTVHRTGKPFNPLLGETFELDRIRESGYRSLCEQVSHHPPAAAHHAFSEKGWTLRQEITLASKFRGKYLSIMPLGSIQCMFDKSNNHYSWKKVTTTVHNIIVGKLWIDQSGEIDVVNHKTGDRCHLKFAPYSYFSRDVPRKVTGVVTDKDGKAHYVLSGTWDEKMEFSRIMQSSKGENGTEGKQRTVYQTLKPKEIWRKNPLPEGAENMYYFSSLALTLNEPEEGVAPTDSRRRPDQRLMEEGRWDEANAEKQRLEEKQRSTRRERERDAVKVVPTPEEALAHEGGTTGSEVSDERVCSADAEDSPPLTPVACAHPDNYQALWFEKIHDSVSGETLHVYKGGYWDAKEQGSWEMCPDIF from the exons ATGTCGGAGCCCAAACCCCCCACTCCTATCATCCCGACCCCTGGAGACATGTACAAGGGATGGCTCTTCAAATGGACTAATTACATAAAAGGTTACCAGAGACGATGGTTTGTTCTCAGCAACGGATTACTGTCTTACTACAG GTGTCAGGCGGAGATGGGTCACACCTGCAGAGGCACCATAAACCTGGCCACCGCCAACATCGCCGTGGAGGACTCCTGCAATTTCGTCATTTCCAACGGGGGAGCGCAGACGTATCACCTGAAGGCCAGCTCCGAAGTCGAGCGCCAGCGATGGATCACCGCGCTGGAACTCGCTAAGGCCAAAGCCGTGCGCATGCAGGACGAATCTG ACGACTCTGCTGATGAGTTctctgcagcgccccctgcctCCACTCAGGCCAGGGGATCTCATACCTCAGAAATTCAGTCCACGCTGCGCATTCTGGGCAGCAAGGTGGAGGACCTCACCACCTGCAACGATCTGATTGTTAAACATGGCTCTGCTCTCCAAAG GTCTTTATCAGAGCTGGAGGGGCTCCAGGTTGGAACGGACATGGGGGAAAAGATCCGACAGGTCACAGAAAGGGCCACGCTTTTCCGAATCACCGCCAACGCCATGATCAAT GCCTGCAGGGACTTCCTGTCCATGTCCCAGAGCCACAGTAAGCGCTGGCAGAAGGCCTTACAGACTGAGAGGGAGCAGAGGATTCGCCTGGAGGAGACTCTGGAGCAACTAGCCAAACAGCACAACCACCTGGAGAGAGCTTTCAGAG GCGGTGTTTCAGGAAAGGGCGACGCCAGTGATGAGGACGATGACAATGAGTTCTTCGATGCAATGGAAGACCCAACAGGATTTATTACTGTTCCTGCTGACCCCAAGTACCACAG GAGATCTGGCAGCAATATCAGCGGGATAAGCAATGAGACGGGAATGGACGACCAGTCG TATGACGAACTGTCCTTGGCGTCCAATTCTGAATCTTCACCACCTCTTGAGCTGGAACCGGTCAGACAAAGACGGACTCGTATTCCTGACAAACCCAACTATTACCTTAATTTGTGGAGCATCATGAAGAATTGTATCGGGAAGGAGCTCTCAAAGATACCGATGCCG GTGAACTTCAACGAGCCGCTGTCGATGCTTCAGCGTCTGTCTGAAGACCTCGAGTACTACGAGCTCCTGGACAAAGCCGCAAAGTGTCAGAGCTCTTTAGAGCAGATGTGCTACGTGGCGGCTTTCACCGTCTCGTCCTACTCCACTACGGTCCACCGCACAGGGAAGCCCTTCAACCCCTTACTGGGGGAAACCTTTGAGCTGGACCGGATTCGAGAGTCCGGTTACCGCTCGCTCTGTGAACAg GTAAGCCACCACCCACCAGCGGCAGCCCACCACGCCTTCTCCGAGAAGGGCTGGACCCTCAGACAGGAAATCACTCTGGCCAGCAAGTTCCGGGGAAAATACCTTTCCATTATGCCTCTGG GCTCCATCCAGTGTATGTTTGATAAGAGCAACAATCACTACTCCTGGAAAAAAGTTACGACGACCGTACACAACATAATCGTTGGGAAACTGTGGATTGATCAG TCAGGAGAGATCGATGTGGTGAACCACAAGACGGGAGATCGCTGCCACCTCAAGTTTGCTCCTTACAGCTACTTCTCTAGAGATGTACCCCGGAAG gtGACGGGAGTCGTGACGGATAAGGATGGGAAGGCTCATTATGTTCTGTCAGGAACATGGGATGAGAAGATGGAGTTTTCCAGGATCATGCAAAGCAGCAAAGGCGAGAATGGGACTGAGGGCAAACAGAGGACTGTTTACCAAACCCTCAAACCCAAAGAAATTTGGAGAAAGAACCCTTTACC GGAAGGAGCAGAGAACATGTACTACTTCTCCTCTCTTGCGTTGACCCTGAATGAACCCGAGGAGGGCGTGGCGCCGACAGACAGCCGGCGGCGTCCGGACCAGCGCCTGATGGAAGAAGGTCGCTGGGACGAAGCGAACGCAGAGAAGCAACGGCTTGAAGAAAAGCAGCGCTCTACCCGGCGAGAACGGGAACGAGACGCAGTTAAAGTGGTTCCAACGCCTGAGGAAG CTCTTGCACATGAGGGTGGCACCACAGGAAGTGAGGTTTCTGATGAAA gGGTTTGCTCAGCTGATGCAGAGGACTCTCCTCCCCTCACGCCTGTTGCAT GCGCCCATCCAGACAATTACCAAGCGCTGTGGTTCGAGAAGATCCACGACTCCGTGTCTGGAGAGACGCTGCATGTCTACAAGGGAGGCTACTGGGACGCCAAGGAGCAGGGAAGTTGGGAAATGTGTCCCGACATCTTCTGA
- the LOC122830168 gene encoding oxysterol-binding protein 1-like isoform X2, with product MSEPKPPTPIIPTPGDMYKGWLFKWTNYIKGYQRRWFVLSNGLLSYYRCQAEMGHTCRGTINLATANIAVEDSCNFVISNGGAQTYHLKASSEVERQRWITALELAKAKAVRMQDESDDSADEFSAAPPASTQARGSHTSEIQSTLRILGSKVEDLTTCNDLIVKHGSALQRSLSELEGLQVGTDMGEKIRQVTERATLFRITANAMINACRDFLSMSQSHSKRWQKALQTEREQRIRLEETLEQLAKQHNHLERAFRGATVLPPSLSNPNLSIKSGVSGKGDASDEDDDNEFFDAMEDPTGFITVPADPKYHRRSGSNISGISNETGMDDQSYDELSLASNSESSPPLELEPVRQRRTRIPDKPNYYLNLWSIMKNCIGKELSKIPMPVNFNEPLSMLQRLSEDLEYYELLDKAAKCQSSLEQMCYVAAFTVSSYSTTVHRTGKPFNPLLGETFELDRIRESGYRSLCEQVSHHPPAAAHHAFSEKGWTLRQEITLASKFRGKYLSIMPLGSIQCMFDKSNNHYSWKKVTTTVHNIIVGKLWIDQSGEIDVVNHKTGDRCHLKFAPYSYFSRDVPRKVTGVVTDKDGKAHYVLSGTWDEKMEFSRIMQSSKGENGTEGKQRTVYQTLKPKEIWRKNPLPEGAENMYYFSSLALTLNEPEEGVAPTDSRRRPDQRLMEEGRWDEANAEKQRLEEKQRSTRRERERDAVKVVPTPEEALAHEGGTTGSEVSDETDAEDSPPLTPVACAHPDNYQALWFEKIHDSVSGETLHVYKGGYWDAKEQGSWEMCPDIF from the exons ATGTCGGAGCCCAAACCCCCCACTCCTATCATCCCGACCCCTGGAGACATGTACAAGGGATGGCTCTTCAAATGGACTAATTACATAAAAGGTTACCAGAGACGATGGTTTGTTCTCAGCAACGGATTACTGTCTTACTACAG GTGTCAGGCGGAGATGGGTCACACCTGCAGAGGCACCATAAACCTGGCCACCGCCAACATCGCCGTGGAGGACTCCTGCAATTTCGTCATTTCCAACGGGGGAGCGCAGACGTATCACCTGAAGGCCAGCTCCGAAGTCGAGCGCCAGCGATGGATCACCGCGCTGGAACTCGCTAAGGCCAAAGCCGTGCGCATGCAGGACGAATCTG ACGACTCTGCTGATGAGTTctctgcagcgccccctgcctCCACTCAGGCCAGGGGATCTCATACCTCAGAAATTCAGTCCACGCTGCGCATTCTGGGCAGCAAGGTGGAGGACCTCACCACCTGCAACGATCTGATTGTTAAACATGGCTCTGCTCTCCAAAG GTCTTTATCAGAGCTGGAGGGGCTCCAGGTTGGAACGGACATGGGGGAAAAGATCCGACAGGTCACAGAAAGGGCCACGCTTTTCCGAATCACCGCCAACGCCATGATCAAT GCCTGCAGGGACTTCCTGTCCATGTCCCAGAGCCACAGTAAGCGCTGGCAGAAGGCCTTACAGACTGAGAGGGAGCAGAGGATTCGCCTGGAGGAGACTCTGGAGCAACTAGCCAAACAGCACAACCACCTGGAGAGAGCTTTCAGAGGTGCCACCGTTCTGCCACCTTCCCTCAGCAATCCCAACTTAAGCATTAAAA GCGGTGTTTCAGGAAAGGGCGACGCCAGTGATGAGGACGATGACAATGAGTTCTTCGATGCAATGGAAGACCCAACAGGATTTATTACTGTTCCTGCTGACCCCAAGTACCACAG GAGATCTGGCAGCAATATCAGCGGGATAAGCAATGAGACGGGAATGGACGACCAGTCG TATGACGAACTGTCCTTGGCGTCCAATTCTGAATCTTCACCACCTCTTGAGCTGGAACCGGTCAGACAAAGACGGACTCGTATTCCTGACAAACCCAACTATTACCTTAATTTGTGGAGCATCATGAAGAATTGTATCGGGAAGGAGCTCTCAAAGATACCGATGCCG GTGAACTTCAACGAGCCGCTGTCGATGCTTCAGCGTCTGTCTGAAGACCTCGAGTACTACGAGCTCCTGGACAAAGCCGCAAAGTGTCAGAGCTCTTTAGAGCAGATGTGCTACGTGGCGGCTTTCACCGTCTCGTCCTACTCCACTACGGTCCACCGCACAGGGAAGCCCTTCAACCCCTTACTGGGGGAAACCTTTGAGCTGGACCGGATTCGAGAGTCCGGTTACCGCTCGCTCTGTGAACAg GTAAGCCACCACCCACCAGCGGCAGCCCACCACGCCTTCTCCGAGAAGGGCTGGACCCTCAGACAGGAAATCACTCTGGCCAGCAAGTTCCGGGGAAAATACCTTTCCATTATGCCTCTGG GCTCCATCCAGTGTATGTTTGATAAGAGCAACAATCACTACTCCTGGAAAAAAGTTACGACGACCGTACACAACATAATCGTTGGGAAACTGTGGATTGATCAG TCAGGAGAGATCGATGTGGTGAACCACAAGACGGGAGATCGCTGCCACCTCAAGTTTGCTCCTTACAGCTACTTCTCTAGAGATGTACCCCGGAAG gtGACGGGAGTCGTGACGGATAAGGATGGGAAGGCTCATTATGTTCTGTCAGGAACATGGGATGAGAAGATGGAGTTTTCCAGGATCATGCAAAGCAGCAAAGGCGAGAATGGGACTGAGGGCAAACAGAGGACTGTTTACCAAACCCTCAAACCCAAAGAAATTTGGAGAAAGAACCCTTTACC GGAAGGAGCAGAGAACATGTACTACTTCTCCTCTCTTGCGTTGACCCTGAATGAACCCGAGGAGGGCGTGGCGCCGACAGACAGCCGGCGGCGTCCGGACCAGCGCCTGATGGAAGAAGGTCGCTGGGACGAAGCGAACGCAGAGAAGCAACGGCTTGAAGAAAAGCAGCGCTCTACCCGGCGAGAACGGGAACGAGACGCAGTTAAAGTGGTTCCAACGCCTGAGGAAG CTCTTGCACATGAGGGTGGCACCACAGGAAGTGAGGTTTCTGATGAAA CTGATGCAGAGGACTCTCCTCCCCTCACGCCTGTTGCAT GCGCCCATCCAGACAATTACCAAGCGCTGTGGTTCGAGAAGATCCACGACTCCGTGTCTGGAGAGACGCTGCATGTCTACAAGGGAGGCTACTGGGACGCCAAGGAGCAGGGAAGTTGGGAAATGTGTCCCGACATCTTCTGA
- the LOC122830168 gene encoding oxysterol-binding protein 1-like isoform X5 — protein MSEPKPPTPIIPTPGDMYKGWLFKWTNYIKGYQRRWFVLSNGLLSYYRCQAEMGHTCRGTINLATANIAVEDSCNFVISNGGAQTYHLKASSEVERQRWITALELAKAKAVRMQDESDDSADEFSAAPPASTQARGSHTSEIQSTLRILGSKVEDLTTCNDLIVKHGSALQRSLSELEGLQVGTDMGEKIRQVTERATLFRITANAMINACRDFLSMSQSHSKRWQKALQTEREQRIRLEETLEQLAKQHNHLERAFRGGVSGKGDASDEDDDNEFFDAMEDPTGFITVPADPKYHRRSGSNISGISNETGMDDQSYDELSLASNSESSPPLELEPVRQRRTRIPDKPNYYLNLWSIMKNCIGKELSKIPMPVNFNEPLSMLQRLSEDLEYYELLDKAAKCQSSLEQMCYVAAFTVSSYSTTVHRTGKPFNPLLGETFELDRIRESGYRSLCEQVSHHPPAAAHHAFSEKGWTLRQEITLASKFRGKYLSIMPLGSIQCMFDKSNNHYSWKKVTTTVHNIIVGKLWIDQSGEIDVVNHKTGDRCHLKFAPYSYFSRDVPRKVTGVVTDKDGKAHYVLSGTWDEKMEFSRIMQSSKGENGTEGKQRTVYQTLKPKEIWRKNPLPEGAENMYYFSSLALTLNEPEEGVAPTDSRRRPDQRLMEEGRWDEANAEKQRLEEKQRSTRRERERDAVKVVPTPEEALAHEGGTTGSEVSDESAHPDNYQALWFEKIHDSVSGETLHVYKGGYWDAKEQGSWEMCPDIF, from the exons ATGTCGGAGCCCAAACCCCCCACTCCTATCATCCCGACCCCTGGAGACATGTACAAGGGATGGCTCTTCAAATGGACTAATTACATAAAAGGTTACCAGAGACGATGGTTTGTTCTCAGCAACGGATTACTGTCTTACTACAG GTGTCAGGCGGAGATGGGTCACACCTGCAGAGGCACCATAAACCTGGCCACCGCCAACATCGCCGTGGAGGACTCCTGCAATTTCGTCATTTCCAACGGGGGAGCGCAGACGTATCACCTGAAGGCCAGCTCCGAAGTCGAGCGCCAGCGATGGATCACCGCGCTGGAACTCGCTAAGGCCAAAGCCGTGCGCATGCAGGACGAATCTG ACGACTCTGCTGATGAGTTctctgcagcgccccctgcctCCACTCAGGCCAGGGGATCTCATACCTCAGAAATTCAGTCCACGCTGCGCATTCTGGGCAGCAAGGTGGAGGACCTCACCACCTGCAACGATCTGATTGTTAAACATGGCTCTGCTCTCCAAAG GTCTTTATCAGAGCTGGAGGGGCTCCAGGTTGGAACGGACATGGGGGAAAAGATCCGACAGGTCACAGAAAGGGCCACGCTTTTCCGAATCACCGCCAACGCCATGATCAAT GCCTGCAGGGACTTCCTGTCCATGTCCCAGAGCCACAGTAAGCGCTGGCAGAAGGCCTTACAGACTGAGAGGGAGCAGAGGATTCGCCTGGAGGAGACTCTGGAGCAACTAGCCAAACAGCACAACCACCTGGAGAGAGCTTTCAGAG GCGGTGTTTCAGGAAAGGGCGACGCCAGTGATGAGGACGATGACAATGAGTTCTTCGATGCAATGGAAGACCCAACAGGATTTATTACTGTTCCTGCTGACCCCAAGTACCACAG GAGATCTGGCAGCAATATCAGCGGGATAAGCAATGAGACGGGAATGGACGACCAGTCG TATGACGAACTGTCCTTGGCGTCCAATTCTGAATCTTCACCACCTCTTGAGCTGGAACCGGTCAGACAAAGACGGACTCGTATTCCTGACAAACCCAACTATTACCTTAATTTGTGGAGCATCATGAAGAATTGTATCGGGAAGGAGCTCTCAAAGATACCGATGCCG GTGAACTTCAACGAGCCGCTGTCGATGCTTCAGCGTCTGTCTGAAGACCTCGAGTACTACGAGCTCCTGGACAAAGCCGCAAAGTGTCAGAGCTCTTTAGAGCAGATGTGCTACGTGGCGGCTTTCACCGTCTCGTCCTACTCCACTACGGTCCACCGCACAGGGAAGCCCTTCAACCCCTTACTGGGGGAAACCTTTGAGCTGGACCGGATTCGAGAGTCCGGTTACCGCTCGCTCTGTGAACAg GTAAGCCACCACCCACCAGCGGCAGCCCACCACGCCTTCTCCGAGAAGGGCTGGACCCTCAGACAGGAAATCACTCTGGCCAGCAAGTTCCGGGGAAAATACCTTTCCATTATGCCTCTGG GCTCCATCCAGTGTATGTTTGATAAGAGCAACAATCACTACTCCTGGAAAAAAGTTACGACGACCGTACACAACATAATCGTTGGGAAACTGTGGATTGATCAG TCAGGAGAGATCGATGTGGTGAACCACAAGACGGGAGATCGCTGCCACCTCAAGTTTGCTCCTTACAGCTACTTCTCTAGAGATGTACCCCGGAAG gtGACGGGAGTCGTGACGGATAAGGATGGGAAGGCTCATTATGTTCTGTCAGGAACATGGGATGAGAAGATGGAGTTTTCCAGGATCATGCAAAGCAGCAAAGGCGAGAATGGGACTGAGGGCAAACAGAGGACTGTTTACCAAACCCTCAAACCCAAAGAAATTTGGAGAAAGAACCCTTTACC GGAAGGAGCAGAGAACATGTACTACTTCTCCTCTCTTGCGTTGACCCTGAATGAACCCGAGGAGGGCGTGGCGCCGACAGACAGCCGGCGGCGTCCGGACCAGCGCCTGATGGAAGAAGGTCGCTGGGACGAAGCGAACGCAGAGAAGCAACGGCTTGAAGAAAAGCAGCGCTCTACCCGGCGAGAACGGGAACGAGACGCAGTTAAAGTGGTTCCAACGCCTGAGGAAG CTCTTGCACATGAGGGTGGCACCACAGGAAGTGAGGTTTCTGATGAAA GCGCCCATCCAGACAATTACCAAGCGCTGTGGTTCGAGAAGATCCACGACTCCGTGTCTGGAGAGACGCTGCATGTCTACAAGGGAGGCTACTGGGACGCCAAGGAGCAGGGAAGTTGGGAAATGTGTCCCGACATCTTCTGA